One window of Halichondria panicea chromosome 7, odHalPani1.1, whole genome shotgun sequence genomic DNA carries:
- the LOC135338385 gene encoding protein Churchill-like isoform X2: protein MCVKCWKQRMPDRGTTCLEKGAYLMNYVGCHQCQARASIGEKDQTKQEEENGDEVITFTHVCTECEHEIAAHTYQFSIEEEFQEYSMECNLCGHGEATVSILPNDPREQQLF, encoded by the exons ATGTGTGTAAAGTGCTGGAAGCAGAGAATGCCAGACAGG GGCACCACTTGTCTGGAGAAGGGGGCCTACCTGATGAACTATGTGGGCTGCCATCAGTGTCAAGCTAGAGCCTCCATTGGAGAGAAAGACCAGACAAAGCAAGAAGAGGAGAATGGAGATGAAGTCATCACCTTCACAC ATGTGTGCACTGAGTGTGAGCACGAGATAGCTGCTCATACCTACCAGTTCTCAATTGAGGAGGAGTTTCAA GAGTACTCAATGGAGTGTAACCTGTGTGGTCATGGAGAGGCCACTGTCAGTATCCTACCTAATGACCCCAGGGAACAACAACTGTTTTAG
- the LOC135338380 gene encoding la-related protein 6-like, whose product MSSVQIIPMPFTQESPLTHSSASDSASLSSCDSDHGYVTPVDTFADDEHFGEKVVKQRNPVADNSGLVIIEPELKDKIIQQVEWYFSDENLLKDSFLMKHINRNKLGYVSLKLVASLRKVKALSKDWQVVLQSMRESTILALNEEGTKVRRLAAAPQVDYTHVDRTILVTNYPSNEPTIQEIERHFSKHGEVALVRIIHPGRAIPLDVKPCRANHPELSKEVCILVEFESQEGARKACKKYVSQQSWRDEIKVQLLGSKVTKKDKPSGDQEVKESKRKRKIANSDSPKTWVRDESNSTTTDSPRNSREGSPSPSKQISWRKTSPLTPQPDSHRLHQSKDKPRTYLHPDTTNEYASDSGYSRASSESPKNSPEPVKRRFFSSDPTPSWRRTDKRVNLRDSVIRDPIGPDGSKGFRARTGLVNISIQTC is encoded by the coding sequence ATGTCAAGTGTTCAAATCATCCCAATGCCCTTCACTCAAGAGAGTCCACTCACCCACAGCTCAGCTTCTGATAGCGCCTCACTGAGCAGCTGTGACTCCGACCATGGCTACGTAACACCAGTCGATACTTTTGCAGATGACGAACATTTTGGAGAAAAAGTTGTAAAACAGAGAAACCCTGTAGCAGACAACAGTGGACTTGTGATAATAGAGCCAGAGCTCAAAGATAAGATTATCCAACAAGTCGAATGGTATTTTAGCGATGAAAATCTCCTGAAAGATTCGTTTCTGATGAAGCATATCAATAGGAACAAGTTAGGTTATGTTAGCCTCAAGCTAGTCGCATCACTTAGGAAGGTGAAAGCACTCAGCAAGGATTGGCAGGTCGTACTGCAAAGTATGAGAGAATCAACTATTCTTGCACTTAACGAAGAAGGCACCAAAGTTCGCAGGTTGGCAGCAGCACCACAGGTAGACTACACTCACGTCGACAGAACAATCTTAGTGACAAACTATCCTTCAAACGAACCAACTATCCAAGAGATCGAACGGCACTTCAGCAAACACGGAGAGGTAGCCCTTGTCCGCATTATTCACCCGGGCCGAGCTATTCCACTAGATGTGAAGCCGTGCCGAGCAAACCATCCTGAACTGAGCAAGGAAGTGTGCATTCTGGTAGAGTTTGAGAGTCAGGAAGGAGCCAGGAAAGCTTGCAAAAAGTATGTCAGTCAGCAGAGCTGGAGAGACGAAATCAAGGTCCAATTATTGGGCTCCAAAGTGACCAAGAAGGACAAGCCCTCAGGGGACCAAGAAGTGAAGGAAAGCAAGCGTAAACGAAAGATTGCCAACAGTGATTCTCCTAAAACGTGGGTGAGAGATGAGTCAAACAGTACCACTACTGACTCCCCCAGAAACTCCAGAGAagggtccccctccccctcaaaGCAAATATCTTGGCGCAAGACCTCACCTCTCACTCCCCAGCCAGATAGCCATCGATTGCACCAGTCTAAAGACAAACCAAGAACATACCTCCATCCTGATACAACCAACGAGTATGCATCAGACTCTGGCTATTCTAGAGCCTCCAGTGAGAGCCCAAAGAACAGTCCTGAGCCGGTCAAGCGACGATTTTTTTCTAGTGATCCCACTCCATCGTGGAGAAGAACGGACAAACGTGTCAATCTCAGAGACTCTGTAATTAGAGATCCCATTGGACCAGACGGCAGCAAGGGCTTCAGGGCACGCACAGGACTAGTTAACATTTCAATACAGACCTGCTAG
- the LOC135338385 gene encoding nicotinamide riboside kinase 1-like isoform X1: MASAGESAESSTVPSRRFLIGISGASCSGKSSLSEELSRKLRNCLVIHQDDYYLEFDKVPKSIEDPKQPLWDVPEAIDCDRFTQAIRDAMSCEAHSLCMACQRLDSQSPHSHIIIEGTMILSLREVRMMMDKVLFITLDYEACKIRRNARDYGECTDPPGYLEQHVWPGYLRELEIARSCSQNVNFLIGSEEKQKLLENCLIFVTKQIGKDH; encoded by the exons ATGGCCAGTGCAGGCGAGAGTGCTGAGTCATCAACTGTTCCTTCTAGAAGATTCCTGATCGGAATATCTGG TGCCAGCTGCAGTGGGAAGAGTAGCCTCTCTGAGGAGCTCTCCAGGAAGCTGAGGAACTGTCTGGTCATACACCAAGATGACTACTACTtg GAATTTGACAAAGTTCCAAAATCAATAGAAGACCCCAAACAGCCTCTGTGGGATG TGCCTGAAGCTATAGATTGCGACAGATTCACTCAAGCGATTCGTGACGCAATGAGCTGTGAAGCACACTCTCTGTGTATGGCTTGTCAGAGGTTGGACAGCCAGTCTCCACACAGTCACATCATCATTGAAGGAACCATGATACTATCCCTTAG GGAAGTGAGAATGATGATGGATAAAGTGTTGTTCATCACTCTGGATTATGAAGCTTGCAAGATCAGAAGAAA TGCACGAGACTACGGTGAGTGCACTGATCCCCCTGGTTACCTAGAGCAACATGTGTGGCCAGGTTATTTGAGAGAGCTGGAAATAGCAAGAAGCTGTTCACAGAATGTTAATT TTTTAATTGGATCAGAAGAGAAGCAAAAACTGTTAGAAAATTGCCTTATTTTTGTAACAAAACagattggtaaagatcattaa